The DNA region GCTCCGCGTGGGCATGCCGTTCTGGACGCTCTGCGTCCGCTTTTGATGTTCAGCGCATCACAACATCAACGGCGCACGCTCGCACAGTCTGCTAAGTTCTTTTGCCCAGTTCGGGTCGTCGTTCAGGCAAGGGATCAGGATCAGCTCCTCTCCCCCCGCTTCCTTGAACTGCTCGGCACCACGGTCGCCGATCTCTTCCAGCGTCTCGATGCAGTCAGCCACGAACGCCGGGCACATCACCAGCAGCTTCTTCACGCCTTTCGCCGCCAGTTCGTCCAGGCGCGCCTCGGTGTAGGGTTCGATCCACTTGGCGCGCCCCAGTCGCGACTGGAACGACACCGACCATTTGCCATCAGGAATGCCCATGCGCTTGGCAAACGCCGCAGCCGATTGTATGCATTGGGCGCGATAGCAGGTGGCGAGCACTTCGGCTGGCGCAGTCATGCAGCAATCGTCCTTGAGGCAGTGCTTGCCGGTCGGGTCGAGCTTGTGCAGATGCCGCTCGGGCAGGCCGTGAAAACTCAGCAGCAGGTGATCGTAGGACTGTTCCAGATGCGGGCGCACGCTTTCTACCAGTGCACTGAGGTACTCAGGCTGATCGTAGAACGGCTGGAGTACCGAGAACTGCATCTTCAACGATTTGGCGCGCACGACGCGCTTGGCCTCTTCGATGACGGTGGTCACCGTACTGTCGGCAAACTGCGGATACAGCGGCGCAAGCGTGACCTTCTTGAAGCCCTGCTCTGCCAGACGCGTCAGCACGGTTTCAACCGACGGCTCGCCATAACGCATCGCCAGTTCCACCGGCCCATGCGACCACTCTTTTTTCACCGCGGCCTGAAGACGCTTGCTCAGCACCACCAGCGGCGAGCCTTCATCCCACCAGATGGAGGCATAGGCATGCGCCGACTGTTCGGGCCGCTTGATCAGAATCAGCGACACCAGCAGCCGGCGCACCGGCCATGGCAGATCGATTACATACGGATCCATCAGGAACTGGTTCAGGTAACTGCGCACGTCTGCCACTTGAGTAGAAGCAGGCGAACCCAGATTGACCAGCAACAAAGCGTGATCGGTCATGCAACATCCTATTTCAATGGCTTTCAGTGGCGACCCAGCAAATCCTGCAGGGCAGTATCGAGTTCGGTGTACTTGAATGTGAAACCGGCTTGCTGCAAACGTGCAGGCCGGGCGCGCTGGCCGCCCAGCAGCAAGACCGACAATTCGCCCAGCAGCGCTCTCAGTGCCAGTGCAGGCATGGGCATGAACGCAGGCCGATGCAGAATGCCTGCCAGCGTCTTGGCAAACTGACGATTGCGAACCGGCGACGGTGCACAGATATTATAAGGACCCTTTGCTTCATTCAGATTCAACAGAAAATCAATCGCGGCAATTTGATCCTGAATGTGAACCCATGGCATCCATTGCCGACCGTTGCCAATCGGGCCACCCATACCGAACTTGAAAGGCGGCAACAGGCGCTGCAAAAAGCCGCCGCGATCCGACAACACCAGACCGGTGCGCAACAGCACGACACGCACGCCCAGCGCTTCGGCACGCTGCGCGGTTTCTTCCCAGGCATTGCACAGCTGGCTGGCGAAGTCTTCTTTGGCAGGTGGCGACGTTTCGTCGATTTCGCGCTCGCTGCTGTCGCCATACCAACCGACCGCAGAGCCGGAAATCATCAGCGCAGGCTTTTGCAAACGGCTACCCAGCCACGTCAGCAGTTGTTCCGTCAGACCGATACGGCTTTCCCACAACAACAGTCGGCGTTTGCGCGTCCACGGACGATCCGCAATCGGTGCGCCAGCCAGGTTGATGATGGCATCCACCGCCTGCTCGCCCAGCTCGTCGAGACGGGCAATGCCGCGCACTGCGGGGCCGCATAATTGGGCCACGTCGGCAGGCTGGCGGCTCCACACGGTCAGTTCATGGCCTTGGGCAGACCACAGACGACAGAGCGCTCTTCCGATCAAACCAGTACCACCGGTCAGCAATATGTGCATGGCAGGTAACCTCGCGTGGCGTGCATGACAATTGAGTTGTCTTATTTTCAACAGCTTCGCTCGTCAGAAAAAACGAAACTGTTTACTGAACCATAGGCCACACCTGAACAGGTCGCAGTATTGAACGCCCTGACCGGGTGGCTGATGGGTTCGACCTTGCAGGTAGCAATGTGACTCACTGTGCAGACCCGAAAACCTCTGCAACTTATACCAGACAAGAAGATTGTACAGGTTTTAACTACGGCGTAGTCTGTACAGACAAGGTAACGAGGCCCCTATGACTGTCCCAATCGCAATCATCGGTACCGGTATCGCCGGACTTTCAGCAGCCCGGGCGCTCACAGACGCCGGGCATCAGGTGCACCTCTTCGACAAAAGCCGCGGCAGCGGCGGTCGAATGTCGAGCAAGCGCAGCGACGCGGGCTCGCTGGACATGGGCGCACAGTATTTCACCGCACGAGATCGACGCTTCGCGACTGCCGTCAAGCAATGGCAGGCGCAAGGGCATGTCGCCGAGTGGACGCCATCGCTCTACAACTTTCACGGCGGCAGACTCACCCCTTCTCCCGACGAGCAAGTGCGCTGGGTCGGCAAGCCGGGCATGAGCGCCATTACCCGAGCCATGCGCGGCGACCTTCCAGTATCATTTTCTTGCCGTATCACTGAAGTGTTTCGCGGGGAAGAACACTGGAATCTGCTGGACGCCGAGGGTGAAAACCACGGCCCGTTCAGTCATGTGATCATCGCAACCCCGGCACCACAGGCCACCGCATTGCTGGCCGACGCACCGAAACTGGCGAGCGTGGTCGCAGGCGTCAAGATGGAGCCGACATGGGCAGTCGCGCTGGCCTTCGAGACGCCGCTGCAAACGCTTATGCAGGGTTGCTTCGTGCAGGACAGCCCGCTGGACTGGCTGGCACGCAATCGCAGTAAACCCGAACGTGATGACACCCTTGATACCTGGGTGCTGCATGCCACCAGCCAATGGAGCCGACAGCATCTCGATGCCTCCAAAGAGCAGGTCATTGAGCATCTGCATGGTGCTTTTGCCGAATTGATCGACTGCAGCATG from Pseudomonas syringae includes:
- a CDS encoding TIGR01777 family oxidoreductase translates to MHILLTGGTGLIGRALCRLWSAQGHELTVWSRQPADVAQLCGPAVRGIARLDELGEQAVDAIINLAGAPIADRPWTRKRRLLLWESRIGLTEQLLTWLGSRLQKPALMISGSAVGWYGDSSEREIDETSPPAKEDFASQLCNAWEETAQRAEALGVRVVLLRTGLVLSDRGGFLQRLLPPFKFGMGGPIGNGRQWMPWVHIQDQIAAIDFLLNLNEAKGPYNICAPSPVRNRQFAKTLAGILHRPAFMPMPALALRALLGELSVLLLGGQRARPARLQQAGFTFKYTELDTALQDLLGRH
- the hemH gene encoding ferrochelatase; this encodes MTDHALLLVNLGSPASTQVADVRSYLNQFLMDPYVIDLPWPVRRLLVSLILIKRPEQSAHAYASIWWDEGSPLVVLSKRLQAAVKKEWSHGPVELAMRYGEPSVETVLTRLAEQGFKKVTLAPLYPQFADSTVTTVIEEAKRVVRAKSLKMQFSVLQPFYDQPEYLSALVESVRPHLEQSYDHLLLSFHGLPERHLHKLDPTGKHCLKDDCCMTAPAEVLATCYRAQCIQSAAAFAKRMGIPDGKWSVSFQSRLGRAKWIEPYTEARLDELAAKGVKKLLVMCPAFVADCIETLEEIGDRGAEQFKEAGGEELILIPCLNDDPNWAKELSRLCERAPLML
- a CDS encoding NAD(P)/FAD-dependent oxidoreductase, translating into MTVPIAIIGTGIAGLSAARALTDAGHQVHLFDKSRGSGGRMSSKRSDAGSLDMGAQYFTARDRRFATAVKQWQAQGHVAEWTPSLYNFHGGRLTPSPDEQVRWVGKPGMSAITRAMRGDLPVSFSCRITEVFRGEEHWNLLDAEGENHGPFSHVIIATPAPQATALLADAPKLASVVAGVKMEPTWAVALAFETPLQTLMQGCFVQDSPLDWLARNRSKPERDDTLDTWVLHATSQWSRQHLDASKEQVIEHLHGAFAELIDCSMPAPVFSLAHRWLYARPAGSHEWGALSDADLGIYVCGDWCLSGRVEGAWLSGQEAARRLLEHMQ